A stretch of [Clostridium] innocuum DNA encodes these proteins:
- a CDS encoding RDD family protein gives MIAKITENNKKPTKHYREKKLGLIDRLSIALLKKQDTLVKDTEHSPVSNIRRFFGYLMDFMLANIFCVIPLVIIQASLTGSTNTTQILAGIPLHWAYIITFFVFLFYTFYYVYIPLKIWPGQTPAKRLLNYKIVMMDNSKATAKALFMRNVIGMTFLELAAFTTTYVVQLIVLTAKIDYPASFGYITYFMTFLSFIITLTNYDRRMLHDYLGKTKVYMLQKEDVSDYHAL, from the coding sequence ATGATTGCGAAAATCACTGAAAATAATAAGAAACCAACAAAACATTACAGAGAAAAGAAGCTGGGGCTCATTGATCGTTTAAGCATTGCATTATTGAAAAAGCAGGATACCCTTGTAAAAGATACAGAGCATTCTCCCGTGTCGAATATCAGAAGATTTTTCGGGTATCTGATGGATTTCATGCTTGCCAATATATTCTGCGTAATTCCATTGGTCATCATCCAAGCTTCCCTCACCGGCTCGACGAATACTACACAAATACTGGCTGGCATTCCGTTGCATTGGGCATATATTATCACATTCTTTGTATTCTTATTCTATACGTTTTATTATGTGTATATACCATTAAAAATATGGCCGGGACAGACACCCGCAAAGCGTTTATTAAATTATAAAATCGTAATGATGGATAATTCAAAAGCTACAGCCAAAGCTTTATTTATGAGAAATGTCATTGGGATGACCTTCCTTGAGCTTGCGGCCTTCACGACCACCTATGTCGTGCAGCTGATCGTTCTGACTGCCAAAATTGATTATCCCGCTTCCTTTGGCTACATTACCTATTTCATGACATTTTTATCTTTTATCATCACCCTGACAAATTACGACCGCCGTATGCTTCATGATTATCTCGGTAAAACAAAAGTATATATGCTTCAAAAAGAAGATGTATCCGACTACCATGCTTTATAG
- a CDS encoding PTS sugar transporter subunit IIC, with translation MFNKLEKILMPMSDVLSKNRVLIAIRDGFLIATPLLIVGSIFLLIANFPIPGWSDFWTGVFGAGWEEWFKAVSRATFNCTALLTCLGTGYAMAREFGGDKIQGAAVALVSFFILQPVIHDAVNDAGKVVLEGAFAGLSFDNIGTNGIFMALCCSILCVLLFIWVYKKGWTIKMPKGVPPAVADSFAALVPSAIVLLVCFLIRIFFEFTPFETAQGFVFTVLQTPMKGLGDTLGANAIYSFMCTFLWFFGINGPAVMNSVFFIGNVLTADQLLAFEAGTPNNELPHIFTNPFSNFFTNFGGGGSTLSLVICMLLFCKSERIKVLGRLSIVPGIFGINEPIIFGLPIVLNPIMIIPFIFVPLFNLVTSYLLTIAEILPKTTGVNLPWTTPIGFSGWLSTGSWIAAVWQIILLVIGCCIYFPFIKALDKGYLHDEENSEGTEEEDISFDDLSLDDL, from the coding sequence ATGTTTAACAAGCTTGAGAAAATACTTATGCCAATGTCTGATGTGCTAAGTAAAAACAGAGTCTTGATTGCCATTCGTGATGGCTTCTTAATAGCCACGCCATTACTGATCGTCGGTTCGATTTTCTTATTGATCGCCAATTTTCCGATACCCGGATGGTCTGACTTCTGGACAGGAGTATTTGGGGCAGGCTGGGAGGAATGGTTTAAAGCCGTATCTCGCGCAACCTTTAACTGTACCGCTTTACTGACTTGTTTGGGTACTGGCTATGCTATGGCCAGAGAGTTTGGTGGAGATAAAATACAGGGCGCTGCCGTTGCCTTAGTTTCATTTTTCATCCTGCAGCCGGTCATTCATGATGCGGTCAATGACGCGGGAAAAGTGGTTTTAGAAGGTGCATTTGCAGGTTTATCCTTTGATAATATCGGTACGAACGGTATCTTCATGGCTCTGTGCTGCTCTATACTCTGCGTACTTCTGTTTATCTGGGTTTACAAAAAGGGATGGACAATCAAAATGCCAAAGGGTGTGCCACCTGCTGTAGCAGACTCCTTCGCTGCATTGGTACCTAGTGCCATCGTTTTACTGGTATGCTTCCTGATTCGTATCTTCTTTGAATTTACACCATTTGAAACCGCACAGGGTTTTGTATTCACCGTACTTCAGACGCCTATGAAAGGACTGGGGGATACTCTGGGGGCAAATGCTATTTACAGCTTCATGTGTACATTCCTCTGGTTCTTCGGTATAAACGGTCCTGCCGTAATGAACTCTGTATTCTTCATCGGCAACGTATTAACTGCCGATCAGCTGCTTGCATTTGAAGCAGGAACGCCGAATAATGAACTACCGCATATCTTTACCAATCCGTTCTCAAACTTCTTCACGAACTTTGGCGGCGGTGGAAGTACGCTATCGCTCGTTATTTGTATGCTGCTGTTCTGTAAATCTGAACGTATCAAGGTGTTGGGTAGATTAAGCATTGTTCCGGGTATTTTCGGTATCAATGAACCAATCATTTTCGGATTGCCTATCGTATTAAACCCGATTATGATTATACCGTTCATCTTTGTACCATTATTTAATTTAGTTACATCCTACTTACTGACAATAGCAGAAATTCTGCCAAAGACAACCGGTGTCAACTTACCGTGGACGACTCCAATCGGATTCTCCGGCTGGTTATCAACAGGAAGCTGGATTGCCGCAGTATGGCAGATTATTCTGCTGGTTATCGGATGCTGTATCTATTTCCCATTCATTAAAGCGCTCGATAAAGGTTATTTGCATGATGAAGAAAATTCAGAGGGTACAGAGGAAGAAGATATTTCATTTGATGATTTATCATTGGATGATCTGTAA
- a CDS encoding PTS sugar transporter subunit IIB produces MDKMFIMLCCGAGMSSGFLANQARKAAKKRKLDTTIEARSHTDVSGYLSSISILMLGPHYGGELPKWKSLCDPYHVPVVVIPQDIYAQLNGDALIQLALDTLGK; encoded by the coding sequence ATGGACAAGATGTTCATCATGCTGTGCTGCGGAGCCGGGATGTCCAGTGGTTTTCTGGCAAATCAGGCACGCAAGGCAGCAAAAAAACGCAAGCTGGACACAACGATTGAAGCACGGTCCCATACAGATGTCAGCGGCTATCTGTCAAGCATCAGTATACTTATGCTGGGACCGCATTACGGAGGAGAGCTGCCGAAATGGAAATCACTCTGTGACCCGTATCATGTTCCGGTTGTTGTCATTCCACAGGATATTTATGCACAGCTCAACGGAGATGCACTGATTCAGCTGGCACTGGATACACTGGGGAAATAA
- a CDS encoding Cof-type HAD-IIB family hydrolase: MKACIFLDIDGTLLDHEIGIQESSRIAIAQAQANGHRVCLATGRPKPEVDDEIQAIPFDGCIYSCGAMVESHGKVLFYKPFSQELVLHMMYLLQAHAIGFNLEGSRTSFLDPIGYDFFHSLFQRCMEDNSELARQYMAAVRMHPLQEVKETDTLQIMKIATFINEDSLLQEFDRQLPAQLKHIHHGFHEGCINGEIYHHAITKATGIDCLLSHFEIPLEASIAIGDSLNDAEMIRHCNLGVAMGNACEELKLISDMFTTTSKEDGIYNCMKKLKLI; the protein is encoded by the coding sequence ATGAAAGCATGTATTTTTCTCGATATCGACGGTACGCTGCTGGATCATGAAATCGGTATACAGGAATCCAGCAGAATAGCGATTGCACAGGCACAGGCAAACGGACACAGGGTCTGCCTTGCGACAGGACGCCCCAAGCCGGAGGTGGATGATGAAATACAGGCTATCCCGTTTGACGGCTGTATTTATTCCTGCGGTGCTATGGTAGAGAGTCATGGCAAAGTCCTTTTTTATAAGCCGTTTTCGCAGGAGCTGGTACTTCACATGATGTATTTACTGCAAGCCCATGCTATCGGATTTAATCTGGAAGGCAGCCGTACTTCTTTTCTTGACCCTATTGGATATGACTTCTTTCATTCACTGTTTCAAAGATGCATGGAAGACAACAGTGAGCTGGCAAGACAGTATATGGCAGCGGTCCGCATGCATCCACTTCAAGAGGTAAAGGAAACAGACACCCTGCAAATCATGAAAATCGCAACCTTTATCAACGAGGATTCCCTTTTGCAGGAATTTGACAGACAGCTTCCCGCACAGCTGAAGCACATTCACCATGGTTTTCATGAGGGATGTATAAATGGTGAGATATACCATCATGCTATCACAAAAGCGACCGGTATCGATTGTCTGCTGTCTCACTTTGAAATTCCACTGGAAGCCTCCATAGCGATTGGAGACAGCTTGAATGATGCGGAAATGATACGGCATTGCAATTTAGGTGTGGCGATGGGAAATGCCTGTGAAGAGCTGAAGCTGATCAGTGACATGTTTACCACGACCAGCAAAGAGGATGGAATTTATAACTGTATGAAAAAATTGAAACTTATTTAG
- a CDS encoding ATP-binding protein, whose amino-acid sequence MTIEEIMQGESKHMEYKAALPKRSETYIKTMIAFTNTSGGTLIIRIDDSSRSEIGVDKDSVFQNIDSIANAVSDSCEPQIVSDISFQTIEGKCIVIVEIYAGTNRP is encoded by the coding sequence ATGACGATAGAAGAAATTATGCAGGGTGAATCTAAACATATGGAATATAAAGCAGCTCTGCCGAAGCGCAGTGAAACATACATAAAAACTATGATTGCCTTCACAAATACGAGTGGTGGAACACTCATTATCAGAATTGACGACTCCAGCCGTTCTGAAATTGGTGTGGATAAGGATTCCGTGTTTCAGAATATAGATTCCATAGCGAATGCTGTTTCGGATAGCTGTGAACCACAAATAGTGTCGGATATCAGCTTCCAAACAATAGAGGGTAAATGCATTGTTATAGTTGAAATATATGCCGGAACCAACCGTCCTTAA
- a CDS encoding PRD domain-containing protein, which yields MGLNKRQEKIIMMMNDSNDWITGKELSKLLNVSDRTIRSDIDSINRYYENALIESNLRYGYHLNQEILRTLNIEIEQPIAQTPQERCIYIIQQLLFQRNELSITNLQDQVFVSEYSIDNDIKRIKRMIEPYEQLRLVRSKNFIHLEGDEESKRKLYKDLLAEETQGNFLNLNNLAALYNDFDLLIVKDTLEETFNKYNFHVREMAFPMLMVHVGIAIERILRHNYIHTERNYEELKKSQEYEIAREFFQNTAKKIRIEIVEDEIALLALLLMGKKGTSYSKDLVHEFHDSLTSDDIIDGMLEVIHDDFDIDFAQDSDLRIGLKMHMQSLMERQIRKHDVSNVYLQEIKRKYPLVFEMGIRVARYLEEQLNEVIGENEIGFLSLHLGAAFERANLSGKYRVIMIYPHDQALSNMCVKKVENRFGERMAIVECLNFFEQKTILNARPDLILTTLPLQHDLDIATIQISLFINLEDESRIFQALNLLDKKHFQKEFEEGISGMIEPRFFYTDVDIATHEDVINYMCDNLQASGYIPDGFKESVLKRESMSATSFAYSFAVPHSFNVMSIKSNISVAILKNPIPWGPFEVKLVILLAINDADRYMLKLFFDWLSNAVSDANRFATLLESHDYNDFIARIVE from the coding sequence ATGGGACTAAATAAAAGACAGGAAAAAATCATCATGATGATGAATGACTCTAACGATTGGATTACAGGTAAAGAATTGTCCAAGCTTCTAAATGTATCAGATCGTACCATACGCTCAGACATTGATTCCATTAATCGTTATTATGAGAATGCATTGATTGAGTCCAATCTTCGCTATGGATATCATTTGAATCAGGAAATTCTTCGGACGCTGAACATTGAAATCGAACAGCCAATCGCACAGACACCGCAGGAACGATGTATATATATCATACAGCAGCTTCTATTTCAGCGAAATGAACTAAGCATCACCAATTTACAGGATCAGGTATTTGTTAGTGAATATTCGATTGATAATGATATTAAACGTATAAAAAGAATGATTGAGCCTTATGAGCAGTTAAGATTGGTACGCTCTAAGAACTTTATCCATTTAGAAGGTGATGAAGAGAGCAAGCGCAAGCTGTATAAAGATTTATTAGCCGAGGAAACACAGGGTAATTTTCTGAATTTGAATAACCTTGCGGCATTGTATAATGATTTCGATTTACTGATTGTTAAGGATACACTTGAAGAAACGTTTAACAAATACAATTTCCATGTACGTGAAATGGCATTTCCGATGCTGATGGTTCATGTGGGAATCGCAATCGAACGAATTTTACGACATAACTATATACATACGGAACGCAATTATGAAGAATTAAAGAAAAGTCAGGAATATGAGATAGCACGTGAATTTTTTCAGAATACAGCCAAGAAGATACGTATAGAAATAGTTGAGGATGAAATCGCGCTGCTTGCATTGTTATTGATGGGAAAGAAAGGAACCAGTTACTCAAAGGATCTGGTTCATGAATTTCATGATAGCTTAACAAGTGATGATATTATCGACGGCATGTTAGAAGTTATTCATGATGATTTTGATATTGATTTCGCACAAGACAGTGATTTGCGTATCGGTTTAAAAATGCACATGCAGTCACTCATGGAACGCCAGATAAGAAAACATGATGTATCCAATGTATATCTGCAGGAGATCAAACGTAAATATCCTCTGGTATTTGAAATGGGAATACGTGTTGCCCGGTATCTGGAAGAGCAATTAAATGAGGTGATCGGTGAAAACGAAATAGGTTTTCTATCGCTGCATCTCGGTGCTGCCTTCGAGCGTGCGAACCTGTCGGGAAAATACCGGGTTATTATGATTTATCCACACGATCAGGCATTAAGCAATATGTGCGTCAAAAAAGTAGAAAATCGGTTCGGTGAGCGAATGGCCATCGTGGAATGTCTGAACTTCTTCGAACAGAAAACAATTCTTAATGCACGGCCTGATCTGATACTGACAACGCTCCCCCTGCAGCATGATCTGGATATCGCCACGATTCAAATTTCATTGTTTATCAATTTAGAGGACGAAAGCCGTATTTTCCAGGCGCTGAACCTATTGGATAAGAAGCATTTTCAGAAAGAGTTTGAAGAAGGTATATCCGGTATGATAGAACCACGATTCTTCTATACAGATGTTGATATAGCGACGCATGAGGACGTAATCAATTATATGTGTGATAATTTGCAGGCATCCGGTTATATACCGGATGGATTCAAGGAATCTGTCTTGAAAAGAGAATCCATGTCCGCAACCTCCTTTGCCTACAGCTTTGCCGTACCGCATAGCTTCAATGTAATGAGCATTAAATCCAACATATCCGTTGCTATTTTGAAGAATCCGATTCCATGGGGACCTTTTGAAGTAAAGCTGGTCATACTGCTCGCGATCAATGATGCAGACCGCTATATGCTGAAGCTGTTCTTTGACTGGCTGAGCAATGCAGTGAGTGATGCCAATCGGTTTGCGACACTTTTAGAAAGTCATGATTATAATGACTTTATTGCACGTATCGTGGAGTGA
- a CDS encoding PTS sugar transporter subunit IIC, which yields MKKFMNWLSTVFAPKMNEICSKPWIAAVSSSMQKIIPFILTGSVIYFYNVFHSYLPALPDLGMIADYSFGLISLILAFVVGQQCMEKLNHPFYLTNCGIVSMAVFMMFIIPGTDEAGNMVIQGGRLGATGIAVGIVAGLFTSIIFNLYSKLHVLEDSTSIPDFVVGWINYILPTLITLGLGMVLTKYCNFDIFEIVLWIFSPLAGFAQTMPGFILCCFIPAVLYSMGISSWLFGAVTTPIFLAGIQENINMVAQGLPATNIATSETVFTAALVTMGGMGATLALNVLMCFSKSKQLKTLGRIFIGPSIFNINEPIMFGAPVVFNPLLMLPMWLNSIVGPAIVYIVMSLGWLNIPATLNQVGQVPVPVSTVMITQDMRGILWAVVLFVVYFAIWYPFFKVFEKQKLAEEAQENAPSQN from the coding sequence ATGAAAAAGTTTATGAACTGGCTTTCTACAGTGTTTGCTCCAAAGATGAATGAAATCTGCAGCAAGCCCTGGATTGCCGCCGTATCATCATCCATGCAGAAAATCATACCGTTTATTTTAACGGGTTCTGTCATCTACTTCTACAACGTATTCCATTCCTACCTGCCTGCACTTCCGGATCTTGGCATGATTGCCGATTACAGCTTCGGACTGATTTCTTTGATTCTGGCATTCGTAGTCGGACAGCAGTGTATGGAAAAGCTGAATCATCCGTTCTACCTGACCAACTGCGGTATCGTTTCCATGGCAGTCTTCATGATGTTCATCATTCCGGGAACAGATGAAGCAGGAAATATGGTCATTCAGGGAGGACGTCTGGGTGCTACCGGTATTGCTGTCGGTATCGTAGCCGGACTGTTTACATCCATTATCTTCAATCTGTATTCCAAGCTGCATGTACTGGAGGATTCCACATCCATTCCGGATTTCGTTGTCGGCTGGATCAATTACATACTGCCTACCCTGATTACGCTTGGTCTGGGTATGGTTCTGACAAAATATTGTAATTTCGACATATTTGAAATCGTTTTATGGATTTTCTCACCACTGGCAGGCTTTGCACAGACCATGCCCGGTTTCATACTCTGCTGCTTTATTCCTGCTGTTTTGTACAGTATGGGTATTTCCTCCTGGCTGTTTGGCGCGGTTACAACACCGATCTTCCTTGCCGGTATTCAGGAAAATATCAATATGGTGGCACAGGGACTTCCTGCTACGAATATCGCGACGAGTGAGACGGTGTTTACGGCGGCTCTTGTTACCATGGGCGGTATGGGGGCAACGCTTGCGCTGAATGTGCTCATGTGCTTCTCAAAATCAAAGCAGCTGAAAACACTGGGAAGAATCTTCATCGGGCCAAGTATTTTCAACATCAATGAACCAATCATGTTCGGTGCGCCTGTTGTCTTCAATCCGCTGCTGATGCTGCCGATGTGGCTGAATTCCATCGTTGGACCTGCTATCGTCTATATTGTTATGAGCCTTGGATGGCTGAACATTCCGGCAACACTGAATCAGGTAGGACAGGTGCCTGTACCGGTTTCCACCGTTATGATTACACAGGATATGCGTGGTATTTTATGGGCAGTTGTATTGTTTGTTGTCTACTTTGCAATCTGGTACCCGTTCTTCAAGGTATTTGAAAAACAAAAGCTAGCAGAAGAAGCACAGGAAAACGCTCCTTCTCAGAACTAA
- a CDS encoding YitT family protein, translating into MLTHSLKNKKVRYLFSCIAVVISALLQAYVIQVFITPSNLLSSGFTGVAILIDKIAALYGCHISTSIAILMLNIPVALICFKSISKKFTILSTIQFVLASVFLNFCRFQPLFHDLVLNVVFGGFLYGLCVVIALKGSASTGGTDFIALYVSNKIGRSIWEQVFIFNALILCIFGFMFGWLYAGYSIVFQFITTKTISTFHHRYERVTMQITTTLPELVIDLYVDHYRHGISCIQGYGGYSKKKMYLLHTVVSSYEVADIANLLREADPRIIINVLNTEEFYGSFYMAPME; encoded by the coding sequence ATGTTAACACATTCATTGAAGAACAAAAAAGTACGTTATCTATTCAGCTGTATCGCAGTTGTTATCTCAGCATTATTGCAGGCATATGTCATTCAGGTTTTTATTACACCGAGTAATCTATTGAGCAGCGGTTTTACCGGCGTTGCTATTTTGATTGATAAAATAGCTGCTTTATATGGCTGTCATATTTCAACCTCCATCGCTATCCTGATGTTAAATATTCCGGTGGCACTGATTTGTTTTAAAAGCATCAGTAAAAAATTCACCATACTTTCTACCATTCAATTTGTTTTAGCTTCTGTATTTTTAAACTTCTGTCGTTTTCAGCCGCTCTTTCATGACCTGGTGCTGAATGTTGTTTTCGGAGGATTCTTGTATGGTCTTTGTGTTGTCATCGCTTTAAAGGGAAGCGCGTCAACGGGAGGGACGGATTTCATCGCTCTTTATGTTTCCAATAAAATCGGCAGGTCTATTTGGGAACAGGTTTTTATCTTTAATGCTTTGATATTATGCATATTCGGATTTATGTTTGGATGGCTGTACGCAGGATACTCCATTGTTTTTCAGTTTATTACAACAAAAACGATTTCTACATTTCACCATCGCTATGAGCGTGTAACCATGCAAATTACGACAACCTTACCTGAGCTTGTTATTGATCTGTATGTTGATCACTATCGTCACGGGATTTCCTGTATACAAGGGTATGGCGGGTATAGTAAAAAGAAAATGTATCTGCTGCATACCGTCGTTTCCTCATATGAAGTTGCTGATATTGCGAATCTGTTGCGAGAGGCAGATCCGAGGATTATTATTAATGTATTGAATACGGAGGAGTTTTACGGAAGCTTTTATATGGCTCCTATGGAATAG
- a CDS encoding PTS lactose/cellobiose transporter subunit IIA, with amino-acid sequence MDIMENELVNVAMQIILHAGDARLRVEDALAQAKQFHFDEAKQKIAEAEECIHQAHVAQTEVIQNETRGKTYEPCLLFAHAQDTLMTIMSELNLAKELIAFFEIMNKKIEEK; translated from the coding sequence ATGGATATTATGGAAAATGAGCTTGTCAATGTTGCTATGCAGATTATTCTGCATGCAGGTGATGCCCGGCTGCGGGTTGAGGATGCATTGGCACAGGCAAAGCAGTTTCACTTCGATGAGGCGAAACAGAAAATTGCAGAGGCGGAGGAATGTATTCATCAAGCACATGTCGCACAGACCGAGGTGATTCAGAATGAAACAAGAGGAAAAACCTATGAACCCTGTCTGCTGTTTGCACATGCACAGGATACGCTGATGACAATTATGTCAGAGCTTAATCTGGCAAAGGAATTGATTGCATTTTTTGAAATCATGAATAAGAAAATAGAAGAAAAATAG
- a CDS encoding transcription antiterminator codes for MKKKHVELLQFLLHHATAVTSRQLAAALSISTRSVKNYVNEINLLGNQKVILSSKQGYTVQAAQAKELLSVKEESIPQTSLERGFYIVKHIMLEHSSHMDLYDLCDALYVSYSTIKADIAKMNKAFANFHIEFTCENEEVRLHGSEKDKRRLVSYVMYEETDQQFMDANIITSSFPEFPVEQVSMIIRSTFQKYNYYINDFSFVNLLLHFAIIIDRVKEGNFVETRDCDFLIESENERALVEELCSRLEEALSISFNRNEQFEVYMLFKTNANYSLPSSEDSLKKLVGEDILALTRDIIQKVNDSYYIDLNHETFLTPFALHLKNLLLRVRNDTYTKNPMVDAIKSSCPTVYDIAIFIAMELMQRFHVDINEDEVTFLALHIGADIERQKTNDGKIQCILLCPDYMNMTASIYNKLLIDFGNQINIRKTISYEHELKHQHYDMLLTTIPLKCPLHKEVCLIPPFPNPNSRMDIQNTIDRYRTNKKNYILKKKFHDFFSSSLFLANEDTPNRDDVLPLLCKSMEELEYVNEGFLTSVMIRETAASTAFGNIAIPHSMEMEALKTCIGIAISQKGIQWDNHIVHVVLLVALNKIDKQIFHDLYEALVDLFSKEDVMERMKECTSFEQFEHMMCASISYQEEEAA; via the coding sequence ATGAAGAAAAAACACGTTGAGCTGCTGCAATTTCTGCTACATCACGCTACAGCGGTTACCAGTCGGCAGCTGGCCGCCGCTTTATCAATTTCCACGCGGTCTGTAAAAAATTATGTCAATGAAATCAATCTGCTCGGCAATCAGAAGGTGATCCTTTCCAGCAAGCAGGGATATACCGTTCAAGCAGCACAGGCAAAGGAGCTTTTATCTGTAAAAGAGGAAAGTATTCCACAGACCAGTCTGGAGCGCGGTTTTTACATTGTGAAGCATATTATGCTGGAGCATTCCTCCCACATGGATCTGTATGACCTCTGCGATGCCCTATATGTCAGCTATTCCACCATTAAAGCGGATATCGCGAAGATGAACAAGGCATTTGCGAATTTTCATATTGAATTCACATGTGAAAATGAAGAGGTTCGCCTGCACGGCAGTGAAAAAGACAAGCGCAGACTTGTCAGCTATGTTATGTATGAGGAAACAGATCAGCAATTCATGGATGCCAATATCATCACCAGCAGCTTTCCTGAATTCCCGGTGGAACAGGTCTCCATGATCATCCGCTCCACCTTCCAGAAATATAACTATTATATCAATGATTTTTCCTTCGTTAATCTGTTACTGCACTTCGCCATTATCATCGACCGTGTAAAGGAAGGAAATTTTGTTGAAACAAGAGACTGCGACTTTCTCATCGAAAGCGAAAATGAACGTGCACTAGTCGAGGAGCTGTGCTCCCGTCTGGAGGAGGCATTGTCCATCAGCTTTAACCGCAATGAACAGTTTGAGGTCTATATGCTGTTTAAGACAAATGCAAATTATTCACTGCCAAGCTCTGAGGATAGTCTGAAAAAGCTGGTTGGCGAGGATATTCTCGCATTAACCAGAGATATCATTCAAAAGGTGAATGACAGCTATTACATCGATTTGAATCATGAAACCTTTCTTACGCCCTTTGCATTGCATTTAAAAAATCTTCTGCTTCGTGTCCGCAATGATACCTACACAAAGAATCCCATGGTGGATGCTATTAAGTCCAGCTGTCCGACAGTTTATGATATCGCCATTTTTATCGCTATGGAGCTGATGCAGCGCTTTCATGTGGATATCAATGAGGATGAGGTTACCTTCCTTGCCCTTCATATCGGTGCGGATATCGAACGCCAGAAAACCAATGACGGAAAAATACAGTGTATCCTGCTGTGTCCGGACTATATGAATATGACAGCCTCGATTTACAATAAGCTGCTGATAGATTTTGGGAATCAGATCAATATACGCAAGACGATTTCCTATGAGCATGAGTTGAAGCATCAGCATTACGATATGCTGCTGACCACCATACCCTTAAAATGTCCGCTGCATAAGGAGGTATGTCTGATACCGCCCTTTCCAAATCCAAACAGCCGGATGGATATCCAGAATACCATAGACCGCTATCGTACAAATAAGAAGAACTATATTCTGAAAAAGAAATTTCACGACTTTTTCTCCTCCTCTTTGTTTCTGGCGAATGAAGACACCCCGAACAGAGATGACGTGCTGCCATTGCTGTGCAAAAGCATGGAAGAACTGGAATATGTCAATGAAGGATTTCTAACCAGTGTCATGATTCGCGAAACAGCCGCTTCCACTGCCTTCGGCAATATCGCTATTCCACACTCAATGGAAATGGAGGCACTGAAAACGTGCATCGGCATTGCAATTTCTCAAAAAGGTATCCAATGGGATAACCATATCGTCCATGTGGTTCTGCTTGTCGCATTGAACAAAATTGACAAACAGATTTTCCATGATCTCTACGAGGCACTGGTGGACCTGTTCAGTAAGGAGGATGTTATGGAACGGATGAAGGAATGCACTTCCTTTGAACAATTTGAGCATATGATGTGCGCAAGTATTTCCTATCAGGAAGAGGAAGCCGCATGA